gaatgtgATGGAATGTGTCTCTACCAGTACACACAATGAAACGCAGACATAAACGCATCCATAAAAAATGAGGATCGCTTTGTCCTCCAGTGGGATGTTAAAGGCTGATTAAACCAAAATGCAGTCCATTCTACATTTTGGTCTTGCACTTCAATATCTTCTCCAGGTATCACATCAAcaaacatataacaaaataaatacaacataTAAGTTCAAATGAGAATTAGAAATCCCACAATTTATTAACAATGACAATGCCAGCCATTACGAATTCCTGAAGGGTATGGACCTTTTACTAGCCAATAATGGCATAAAAATGCCGAAGCTAGAGAAAGAGAGGATCACATCTTAAATCTATCTACTTCGAGTTTATGCATAGTTGTGCATGTgcaggtgtgtgtgtgtgtatcacagagagagagagagagagagagagagaggggcaatAGTTCAGCTTCTAGCTAAAATTATCTATTAGTGGGTGGGTAGACAAtactttttatactttttatgcGTGTGTGTATTTGTGCGATTAACTCACCATTATTGTCAAGGTCTTTCCCCCCCAGATAACCCTTCATACGGAGAGCTGCCAAAGCCAGTACAAGGAGCACACATGACCCAAGTACAATGCCAGCAATAGCTCCGGCAGATAGACCGCGTGAAACATCAAAGTCTACGAGAAGAGAGGGATGTCTACATGAGAAGTTCCCCGTAAAAATGATAGAGATCCTAAGTCATGGCAAAAAAACTTACTTGCTTCCACTGAAATGGCAGAAATAAGAGGACCATAGACAGATAGGTAAGGAATGGCAGTAGTTCCTTTCCCTGCCCAGTACAAATGAATTTCCAGAGTGCTATCTTCAACAGAAACATCAAATTCCTTGATGGTGCCGTTACCAGCAACTTTAGCATCAtccataatattaaaatccttcAAAACTAAATTCCcctgataaaaaaaattcaaaattacatCCATTCTCTTTTAAACCCAAACAAAACATTGACAGTTATCACATAACATACTGTCTCTTGATCTTAAGAAACTTTTATCGACTTACTTGAATTGAGACATCAAATATGCGCCTCCCCAGGCTGCTAAATGTCTGATCATCAGAAAAGATTATCTCAGCAAAGTAGAGCTTTACTTTGTAGCTTCCCTTTCGCAAACAAAGGCCGTAGTACTTAAGTGATAGTGGGGAAAGTCGGGCTGTTCGGTAGAATTCTGGGCCAGTCACGTTCAAAGAACCTGAACTCTCCGCGAGGTATCTAGTGTCTTGGTTACCATTGAAAACCCCTGTACTACTGTAAGCCCATTTATCAGAACTAGAACTAAATTGCGAGAAGCCACCCCTATTGGAATCCTCTTCATACTCCTTCCCCATGAATGTGATCCTTGGCCCTCCACAATTGATAAACAATTCATAATCTGCAGATATCATAATAACCATTTCATCTAATACTTCCATAGGTGTCTCCAATAAATAGACTTCTAAGTGCAGTTCTTAAAATGAACAATCTTTATATGTATCTATGCGTACTTTGTGGTTTTCTTGGACAGGGGAGGCCTTTCTTCAAACACCAACTGCTTATAAAAGTTGAAACTTTAGGTTCAGTCAAATAAATCTGTTTTGAATGCAAATTGAGAAAGCAAAATAAATGTGTCTTAAAAAGCAAAGAACTTACGAGTTGTCCCCAAGAGATGAATGACTGGAAACCATATTCCTGTATGATGATATGGATAATTTAAATGCAAGAGGAATGAATATATCAGTCATGTGTACACACAAACTACCATTTATACAGCAGAAGTTTAATATTGAATTCATTTGCTTATCTCTTCAACGGGAATATCTTTGCATTCAGAAGTCATTAATGCTAAAAAAACTTACACAAATGACTCATCTTCACAAGAAAGAGTTGGTGACCCAGAAAAATTGTTGTAAGATATATCCCTGTTGAAAAATCAGGTGCATTGGAAATTTAATCGACAAATCAAACGAATATTCAATAACTACATATCTAAATATCTAAGCAAAATCAAGCTATCAAAAAATATCTAAACAAAATCTAAAACGAAACCCCTAGATATCAAAACCAAAATctaagaaagcaataaaacaatcAACACTAAGATTTTGGTAACAAAATAGAGACTCAtttgaaaaacctcttcaaaatctaaagaaATGTGCTAGTGGGCCGCCTAGCACTTACCACTAAAAGTAACACGAGCACAAATATGAGggttcatattttgattttttattttgtaaagattttttaacatttttaatcattaaaaaaaataaaaaaatatatacaattttactaataaccacttccttaatcattaagtaaaaataaataaatttaaaaaattaaaatgcatgagTGGTAAGATTAATGGGCTCCACtacatttttcaaatctaaaaccAAACCCAAAGGTATCTACTATAGAAAACTTTTGTTACAAACCCACTAAACGACCCGTTCACCTCCCCAACTTTGTGGCTCTAAAACCTCTAACCTTTTTCTATATGAATAATCTTGACGGAAGAACCTCTTCCACTTCAAACTGGAACTCCAGTGGCTGTAGGCTTTTCTGTGGTTtagtatgaaaataaaaattaatgagaGAGTATCTTGAGGATTCGATATGTTTCATGGAGTTTTCTCTCGAGGAAGACAATATAGGAGCTGTTGTGGCCAATCTCTACCCTAGAAGTCGCACATAATGATCAATGTATAGTTAGAGTTTCTTTAGGTCATTTGGGGACTCTGAATCTAAGTGAAATGTTGTTTCCCACAATGTTCTCCGAAGAAAAGGTCGAGCAACTGCCAAGCAATCTCTCTGTCTAGTTTTTGGGTTAGCTCAATGTCGAGCTATTTTGACCTAGTATGCATTAAAATTTGAAGATCCTTGTAAACTAGGAATCAATAAAGAATTTAGTTAGCTTTCCAATGCCACCAAGATCACCTCAATAAGATGCCAGGATCAAAAGTTAAGGCTGATTTAACATGCCAACACTTTTTTTTCCAATTGCAACCTAGACTCTACCCAACATATTTACAACCTAAGCTTTGTCATAAAAATATGCCaacatgttatttttatatcaacACCTACAATATCATCATAACATTGTTACACTTCTTACctaagaaagaatgaaaacaaataaaatgtcACAATTTATCAAATGAGTCTCACAAtccagaaaacaaaaatttttaaaaagtagcaGCAGCAAGAAATCACTAGTATATAGAAAATTTCACAGCCAAATGAAATGAAGATGCTCAGCTTAAAGTAGActcacaagtttttttttttgttcaatacCCACTCAGGTACTTTCCCACTTAACGAGTTGTTGTTTAAGAACCTACATCCATAAAATGCATGTCATCTCCTTTCTTGCCAAGTGAACAGTCATTGTTGCAGAGGAGACAATTTGAGAACCAAATTAAACATGAAGTATTTgcataaataaactaatatttaGTTCCTATGATTATCAGCTTACATAAAATCTAGTTGCAATGCTCCAATTTCATCTGGAATTCGGCCACTGATATTATTGAAGCTCAGATCTCTACAAGGAGAAAAAAACTTGtatgaacatatatataattatttgtttCGATGATTTACATACTAATGGTGGAAGCCAATTTgtttaacaaaatttattttccaaaattttgttCTAATGGATCAATCAAAACTCTATCCTCCATAAGgcaatttctaagtttcttaGATGAATAAAGCCATCACCACAAGTTAGTACGTGATATTGCATAATCCTCCCTAAATCTTATAGGCTGATATATCTAGCAAGGGTATAAGCAGTGGGatatatcaaattgaaattattcaATCGCCATAGCATTTTCTATCTATGGAGAACATAATAATGaacaggaaaaaataaaaataaatttaaaatatatgaaagagAGAAAACCACCACCAGTTTCAACAGAATGAAGGACTAATATAAATGTTGTACATTGGCCGAATGATCTTCTCATAACAGAGAATCCAATTTTTTTACAATGCATAAGTATTTTTGTTGAACCATGAGCTGCCCATCCACTCAAAACTAATTCTTGTGCTTGCAAGTTTTTCATGGAATTAAACACCGCACCTTACATGTCTGATCTTAGAGCGGTTGCAGTGAATAGTATTGTGTACACACCCCAACAATacatacaataaaaaattaattaatttggttGAAACAATAGtcagtataattttataattttttcaatccatatcaaattaataaaaaatactttctacaaTCAAAAGGAAACTTGTACAAACAAACAATATTCTGcataattttgtcaaattttgTTCATCACACGACCTTTTATTGAAggaagttagttttttttattctgtAATGACATGGAACCCAAAGACTGTAGACACAACATCTTTTTTACTTGGTTAAATACCGTACCCACACAAGAATTGGGTAAATAATTGGCTTTTCAACAATGATAAACTATCATCTTTTTACCGATGAAACTAAATTGTTTGCATCCAATGATTCAAACCTTTGACTTGGGAAGGATAATTTCCAAGGCCAAAACCTTACCACTTGGGCTAACCCCTAAGAGTTAAAAATATTGGATGCATTATAATCGCAGaagtcaaaaagaaaaatgtattcacccaaagaaaaataacttcaaaatcCGAACATCTTTATAATTAGTCCGTTTTAAGCAACTTACAATCTCTTCAATTTTGGCAACTCTCCAATATAAACTGGGATTGAAGAAGTGATTAAGCAATTCCTAAGCTCCCTGAGAGCACAGAAATAAGAATTtaagaaacaaaacaacaaaaggcACAGCTTATTATACGATTAATGTTTGCTTAAAAGATTGAGCATTTATATATAACTTACAgatatttcaactttttcaaatccttcaAATTAGGGAATCCAATACTTGATCCTTTCAAATCAGATATCCTCCTGACAAATAGGACAGATCAGTACAAATCAAATGTACCATCCTTCAGATTTCACATTTCTGCTCAATTAATGTCCAGGAAACATGTGCTCACAATTCTTCTAAGTTCGTCAACTGGGATATGCTAGAAGGAATGGGGCCTTCCATGTCCGTGCCTTGCATATCACTGCCAAAAACAATCCTCAGATAGGACAGAAAAAATACTGAACTTTGATGACTCCAAAAACGGAAAGATGGCAGATAAAAGGAATGGAAGTACAAGACTCACAGTCTTGTAAGATTGATCCAATTCCCAACAAAATCGGGTATCTTCCCTGATATTCTGCTCCCATCTATCCTACTGCAGGCAGTAGCTCAAGTTTGAAGAATTTCTGAATTCTAAAAGCTGCATCTACAAATAAAGTTTTATAGAATGGCACAACTTACAAATCAGATAAATTCTTTAAATTGCCAAATGTTTTCGGTATTGCATCTGTAAAATTGTTTCCAGAAAGAATGCTGCATGATAATGAAACATTAGATCATACTTTTCCTTGAAGCAATACGGCAACAAGAAGTGGTGCAATACAAGTGAGGTGCTGATTTAACATGAATATGACATGTTAGTCATGGATGTGTATGTCCCAAAAGAATGACAATAGAAAcaccctttatttatttataaagtcTAGTTCCAGCCAACACACAACTAATATGGGACCCAGTATTCATACAACTCCTGTACCATCCATGAGGCCAACATGTTCATAATCTAGAGATCAAATCCCTCTCAAGGACATTGGAGTACATGATGGGGTGCTAGGACTAATCGTAAGCTTAATTCCATCTATTACACAACCTATGGCACTTAGTACCAATGCAAGATCATCATAATCCACTTCTCAAACGTACTACTTAAATCAATGCTTTCACAGTCCATATTATCCAAGAAGCATGATTGTAAAAGTAGATGGACCATAACCATGCAGACAGAAACATTCAAGCTTGACATATGAAAATGGCAACTATGGGCTTTTATTTCAGTCAACGCAGACAATAAGGAGCAAGTACTTTTGAATGAACAAAAACGGTGTGTTCTAAATCTTACAGTCCTctcaagttgctcaaatttcCGAAGCTTTCAGGAAGTTGTCCTCCAAGCAGATTATCTTCCAAGACCCTGGAAAATGACACTTCAACTGTAATCTGGGTAGTATATCATTCTTCTTTGATgacttttttttaaactttttttttaattagctaACAAACAACTCTAATTCATGACTTACAGCCACTCGAGTGAACTAATGTCGCCAATTTCCGGAGGAACTCCACTTATCCGGTTTCCCAAAAGGGACCTGCAGATTTCCAACTGTTACAGACTAACCAACCTGCTGACCCTTTGGCCAATACCACCATGGCAAATAATGAAGGCCATCATAGATACAAATGCAAAATAGTACTTACAAACTGACAAGAGGGAGCTTAGCAAAACTTGTGGGAATTGATCCATTGATATAATTGTGAGTGAGATCGCTGTTTAACAAAGGAAACTTCCCTTAGTCTTCAAGGTCATTATACAAATGGGTACCAATCTTCCATCCAAATTGGTTCAAAAAAAGGGAACAGGTTCCTTTGATggtattaataacttaatttttaTGCCAAAAAAGAAAGTACTCTTTGTTGTTAACATGGCATGGCTTGCATTGTACATGCTTGGCTACCAAACTCGGAAAAATATTATGATCTTTCTACTAACCTAGTTTTGGTCTTATCCTATACTACACTCCTATCACATTGTGTTGATGCGGCATTGTTGATCCACCATCAGATTAgtccttattttttaaaataatagattCAAAAATTGATGGGCAATGACACGTCAACACAATGAGATAAAATTTGAGATGaggatataatatatagtattttccTTACCGTATTGGTTGTTTCTTTTACAATAAATGATGCTAGTGGTCTTCACAAGTTCTAAGAAAACCAATTCAAATCCTATTTGAAATATTATGATCTCTAGAACAGAAAGGTCTATCAAGGAATGCATGGGCGCCATGCGCAacgcccccctcccccccccccaaaaaaaaaaacaaattttacaaGTATTCCGTAACCAAGAATCTGAGTGGAAAATTGAGCAAACTGATGATGTAATGAGGTGAGTTGACATCTTTAATCTAGAAAAGTAGGCATTCCTCTTACAGTATTCGCAGATTAGTCAATTCTCCAAATTCAGCCGGTAGAACTCCAGTTAAATTGAGATCCTTCAGTTGACTGTCACACGAACAAAAGATGGATGAAAGCATTAAAAGAACTAAGATATATATAGTAATCTTATATATACCAGTTCCAAGAATTAGTACACTCAGAGACTACTCTAACCAAATTTTGATTAAAGGACTTCTAGTGTTTGTCAGAAAACAAAAAGTACCATGAGGTCATCCATGTTTTtgcacatttatatatattgttgctGCATATGTATACTGCAACTACAAGTTTTCAATactaaagataaatattttcttgctgcccattaaaaaaaatataaggttCATGATAAATCTAATGTTGGCATACATGCATATGCATGTTTATCAAAGAAAATGCgggaaaaagaaatagaaacgTCATACATTCCTGTGATGCTGCAAACCGTGGTATTACAGTCGCATGAGGCATTACGAGTTGGAGCGTCGATTGTATCTGTCAGGTTGACATTCCTAACCTGGCAAAAATTTTCGCTGCTACTCCAATTGAAGTTCTTTAATTTGATGGATATTGCTTTCAGAGCTTTCACTGTCAGATAAAACCAATTGTTTATCCAAATACATGTACGTTAGATGAAAATTAGGAATCATgcaaagcaaaaacaaaaaaggatttgaaaagcaACAATTAAGAGAAGAGAGATTATACAATTCTCTTGTCCTCAAAAGCAAATAAGTTATCATTAAAGCATTTCTCATTTATCAAATGGCATGAAGCCCAATAGTAAAAGAGATATAATGTCAACAAAATTCAGATATCATGAAACCAGCCCTAGCACTTTGCATTGCAATAGTAAAATAGTGACGCGTCGGTCTACCAAGTCAAACCAACCAAGTTCAAAACCACCAGCTAGAGTTCGATCTATGCTTTTTAATCACGTGTCCGTCTACCAGGAAAAGTTTATGttaccatataaaaaaaattaaaaattatatggtctgaatttatgaataataaaatttttatacggaatttatgaataataaaattcttttttttttttaaaaaacaacttTTCATTTTCCGTTCTAATATGTTTTAAtttgcaaccaaaaaaaaagtcatctccaaacaatattttaagatataaattaaataataaaatttatttattaatagagatcttaaatatttgaatatttattttatattctatcctatttaattaaaatactcaaCTCATTATCTCTGGTAGAAGAGAGTATTAtgatatatgaaataataaaatagtgatttgaaaagaaatgcTGTTTTCATAGGCATGGAAACACATCGCACCAATTAATGAAATTAGGAGAACAGAAATAGTAAAATAACATGCACATGGCAAGTTGCAAGTCCAAGGCATATTCAACTACACATTTTAATTGCAGGCAAAATGACGACCCACGGAAAATGaaccataaaaccaaaaaattaaataaataaataaaaagtgacGCCAATTCAACCttcaaaactttgaaaaaaaaaaaaacaaatagaaatgCTTTGGGTCCTGAATTCGGGACCCAAATTGTCTaccgaaagatttttttttttttttttttttacttagtgattaaaaaaataaatttttaataatattgtaaattttttaaaatatataaaaaataaaataccttCTCCTATGAGTATTCAAGCTATATCAATTTGTCTTTCTCTCCACTTATATACTTTATGAGTTGAGTCACAGCCACCAACTTGGAATCTAAAGTTGGGTCTACACAAGTgcaaaatattcttaaatatttaaaaaaaaaagttataatattaattaaaaataattacttacttaattattaaataaaaaatatcaaaataaattctGGCCAAATATGTTAAAATGTTTTTATCATGCACCCTACTACTACAGCGGAAAGGTTATCCAACGcgccttatttttattttatttatatatatatatatttaaatatttttttaaaaaaattataatatcatttaaaaatattttttaatcactttcggTGGTccttttatcattaaaaaagacGAAGGGggacaaaagaaagaaagagacggTCGACCCTCGTGACAATTTCATGCAcgtaacaaataattaaatgaaaaggtTGATATCTCAAATCTCATAAAGTAGCCTACCAAGTGGGCCCTCCGCCATACCTACAGTAGCTCCTAGATCTTCCGTGGACGGCGAAAGAATATGATGACTCTCTCGTCTTTATTTAACGTCAAAAtcaattgtgaattttttataatgttttatcCCAATATTGGGGATGGGGATGGCACTACAATTAAATCACAAACCCATAGTTTC
This Carya illinoinensis cultivar Pawnee chromosome 11, C.illinoinensisPawnee_v1, whole genome shotgun sequence DNA region includes the following protein-coding sequences:
- the LOC122281090 gene encoding probable LRR receptor-like serine/threonine-protein kinase At1g53430 isoform X1, which produces MGFLSSDHKVVYVLVLGILVLNSFTAGFGTNAPPLPQNEVKALKAISIKLKNFNWSSSENFCQVRNVNLTDTIDAPTRNASCDCNTTVCSITGIQLKDLNLTGVLPAEFGELTNLRILDLTHNYINGSIPTSFAKLPLVSLSLLGNRISGVPPEIGDISSLEWLVLEDNLLGGQLPESFGNLSNLRGLILSGNNFTDAIPKTFGNLKNLSDFRIDGSRISGKIPDFVGNWINLTRLDMQGTDMEGPIPSSISQLTNLEELRISDLKGSSIGFPNLKDLKKLKYLELRNCLITSSIPVYIGELPKLKRLDLSFNNISGRIPDEIGALQLDFMFLNNNSLSGKVPEWVLNKKKNLDISYNNFSGSPTLSCEDESFVNMVSSHSSLGDNSSWCLKKGLPCPRKPQNYELFINCGGPRITFMGKEYEEDSNRGGFSQFSSSSDKWAYSSTGVFNGNQDTRYLAESSGSLNVTGPEFYRTARLSPLSLKYYGLCLRKGSYKVKLYFAEIIFSDDQTFSSLGRRIFDVSIQGNLVLKDFNIMDDAKVAGNGTIKEFDVSVEDSTLEIHLYWAGKGTTAIPYLSVYGPLISAISVEANFDVSRGLSAGAIAGIVLGSCVLLVLALAALRMKGYLGGKDLDNNELRGLDLQTGHFTLRQIKAATSNFDPANKIGEGGFGPVYKGELSDGALIAVKQLSSKSKQGSREFVTEIGMISALLHPNLVRLYGCCIEGNQLLLIYEYMENNSLARALFGREEHRLHLDWPMRKKICLGIARGLAYLHEESRLKIVHRDIKATNVLLDKDLNAKISDFGLAKLDEEENTHISTRIAGTIGYMAPEYAMRGYLTDKADVYSFGVVALEIVSGKSNTSYRPKDEFVFLLDWAYVLQEQGNLLDLVDPSLGSSYSTEEAMRMLNLALLCANPSPTLRPSMSSVISMLDGKIAVQAPIIKRSETNPDARFRAFEKRSQDSQTNISSSSQDSRSHMRKGISLEDGPWIDSSISLPPKDDTREYHSSSSKLLTNLYDVNLSD
- the LOC122281090 gene encoding probable LRR receptor-like serine/threonine-protein kinase At1g53430 isoform X2; amino-acid sequence: MGFLSSDHKVVYVLVLGILVLNSFTAGFGTNAPPLPQNEVKALKAISIKLKNFNWSSSENFCQVRNVNLTDTIDAPTRNASCDCNTTVCSITGIQLKDLNLTGVLPAEFGELTNLRILDLTHNYINGSIPTSFAKLPLVSLSLLGNRISGVPPEIGDISSLEWLVLEDNLLGGQLPESFGNLSNLRGLILSGNNFTDAIPKTFGNLKNLSDFRIDGSRISGKIPDFVGNWINLTRLDMQGTDMEGPIPSSISQLTNLEELRISDLKGSSIGFPNLKDLKKLKYLELRNCLITSSIPVYIGELPKLKRLDLSFNNISGRIPDEIGALQLDFMFLNNNSLSGKVPEWVLNKKKNLDISYNNFSGSPTLSCEDESFVNMVSSHSSLGDNSWCLKKGLPCPRKPQNYELFINCGGPRITFMGKEYEEDSNRGGFSQFSSSSDKWAYSSTGVFNGNQDTRYLAESSGSLNVTGPEFYRTARLSPLSLKYYGLCLRKGSYKVKLYFAEIIFSDDQTFSSLGRRIFDVSIQGNLVLKDFNIMDDAKVAGNGTIKEFDVSVEDSTLEIHLYWAGKGTTAIPYLSVYGPLISAISVEANFDVSRGLSAGAIAGIVLGSCVLLVLALAALRMKGYLGGKDLDNNELRGLDLQTGHFTLRQIKAATSNFDPANKIGEGGFGPVYKGELSDGALIAVKQLSSKSKQGSREFVTEIGMISALLHPNLVRLYGCCIEGNQLLLIYEYMENNSLARALFGREEHRLHLDWPMRKKICLGIARGLAYLHEESRLKIVHRDIKATNVLLDKDLNAKISDFGLAKLDEEENTHISTRIAGTIGYMAPEYAMRGYLTDKADVYSFGVVALEIVSGKSNTSYRPKDEFVFLLDWAYVLQEQGNLLDLVDPSLGSSYSTEEAMRMLNLALLCANPSPTLRPSMSSVISMLDGKIAVQAPIIKRSETNPDARFRAFEKRSQDSQTNISSSSQDSRSHMRKGISLEDGPWIDSSISLPPKDDTREYHSSSSKLLTNLYDVNLSD
- the LOC122281090 gene encoding probable LRR receptor-like serine/threonine-protein kinase At1g53430 isoform X3 — encoded protein: MGFLSSDHKVVYVLVLGILVLNSFTAGFGTNAPPLPQNEVKALKAISIKLKNFNWSSSENFCQVRNVNLTDTIDAPTRNASCDCNTTVCSITGIQLKDLNLTGVLPAEFGELTNLRILDLTHNYINGSIPTSFAKLPLVSLSLLGNRISGVPPEIGDISSLEWLVLEDNLLGGQLPESFGNLSNLRGLILSGNNFTDAIPKTFGNLKNLSDFRIDGSRISGKIPDFVGNWINLTRLDMQGTDMEGPIPSSISQLTNLEELRISDLKGSSIGFPNLKDLKKLKYLELRNCLITSSIPVYIGELPKLKRLDLSFNNISGRIPDEIGALQLDFMFLNNNSLSGKVPEWVLNKKKNLDISYNNFSGSPTLSCEDESFVNMVSSHSSLGDNSSWCLKKGLPCPRKPQNYELFINCGGPRITFMGKEYEEDSNRGGFSQFSSSSDKWAYSSTGVFNGNQDTRYLAESSGSLNVTGPEFYRTARLSPLSLKYYGLCLRKGSYKVKLYFAEIIFSDDQTFSSLGRRIFDVSIQGNLVLKDFNIMDDAKVAGNGTIKEFDVSVEDSTLEIHLYWAGKGTTAIPYLSVYGPLISAISVEAKLRGLDLQTGHFTLRQIKAATSNFDPANKIGEGGFGPVYKGELSDGALIAVKQLSSKSKQGSREFVTEIGMISALLHPNLVRLYGCCIEGNQLLLIYEYMENNSLARALFGREEHRLHLDWPMRKKICLGIARGLAYLHEESRLKIVHRDIKATNVLLDKDLNAKISDFGLAKLDEEENTHISTRIAGTIGYMAPEYAMRGYLTDKADVYSFGVVALEIVSGKSNTSYRPKDEFVFLLDWAYVLQEQGNLLDLVDPSLGSSYSTEEAMRMLNLALLCANPSPTLRPSMSSVISMLDGKIAVQAPIIKRSETNPDARFRAFEKRSQDSQTNISSSSQDSRSHMRKGISLEDGPWIDSSISLPPKDDTREYHSSSSKLLTNLYDVNLSD